The following are encoded in a window of Lacinutrix sp. WUR7 genomic DNA:
- the pgi gene encoding glucose-6-phosphate isomerase, which produces MALPKINPTTTEAWKNLEKHYKKVQDVEMKNLFAQDEKRADKFTISWEDFYVDFSKNRITDETFKLLLKLADEVQLKEAMQAYFSGEVINETEKREVLHTALRAPKDANIKVDGVNVMPEIFSVKQKIKDFSETIISGNKKGYTNKAFTDIVNIGIGGSDLGPAMVVDALQFYKNHLTTHFVSNVDGDHVNEVIKTLNPETTLFVIVSKTFTTQETLSNATTLKDWFLKSAKQEDIAKHFVAVSTNIEKVKGFGVDENNIFPMWNWVGGRFSLWSAVGLTISLSVGNENFEKLLLGANKMDTHFKNEDFKTNIPVVLALISIWYNNFFNAESEAVIPYSQYLNQFATYLQQGIMESNGKSVDRNGDVVDYQTGTIIWGEPGTNSQHAFFQLIHQGTKLIPADFIGFAKSLYGNKDHQDKLMSNFFAQTEALLNGKDKSEVIAEGTEKTLIPFKVFPGNKPTNTIFIDKLTPGSLGKLIAMYEHKIFVQGIIWNIFSYDQFGVELGKQLAGKILKEFKNDDFANHDASTLNLLNHYKKLTN; this is translated from the coding sequence ATGGCATTACCAAAAATTAACCCAACCACTACTGAAGCTTGGAAAAATCTTGAAAAACACTATAAAAAAGTGCAAGATGTTGAAATGAAAAATTTATTTGCTCAAGATGAAAAAAGAGCAGACAAATTCACCATTTCTTGGGAAGATTTTTATGTTGACTTTTCGAAAAATAGAATTACAGACGAAACCTTCAAACTGCTTTTAAAATTAGCAGATGAGGTACAATTAAAAGAAGCAATGCAAGCTTATTTTTCTGGTGAAGTAATTAACGAAACCGAAAAAAGAGAGGTGTTACACACCGCATTAAGAGCACCTAAAGATGCAAATATTAAAGTGGATGGTGTGAATGTTATGCCGGAAATATTTTCGGTAAAACAAAAAATAAAAGATTTTTCGGAAACTATTATTTCTGGAAATAAAAAAGGATATACTAACAAAGCATTTACAGATATTGTAAATATTGGTATTGGTGGTTCTGATCTTGGTCCAGCAATGGTTGTAGATGCACTTCAGTTTTACAAAAATCATTTAACAACACATTTTGTTAGTAATGTAGATGGAGACCATGTAAATGAAGTCATAAAAACACTAAATCCGGAAACTACGCTATTCGTAATTGTTTCTAAAACATTTACAACCCAAGAAACCTTATCGAATGCAACTACATTAAAAGACTGGTTTTTAAAAAGTGCGAAACAAGAAGATATCGCCAAGCATTTTGTTGCTGTTTCTACAAATATTGAAAAAGTAAAAGGTTTTGGTGTAGATGAAAATAATATTTTCCCAATGTGGAATTGGGTTGGAGGGCGTTTTTCACTATGGAGCGCAGTAGGCCTAACTATTAGTTTGTCGGTAGGGAATGAAAATTTTGAAAAGCTACTTCTGGGAGCTAACAAAATGGATACCCATTTTAAAAACGAAGATTTCAAAACCAATATTCCAGTAGTATTAGCATTAATTAGTATTTGGTATAATAACTTTTTTAATGCAGAAAGTGAAGCTGTAATTCCGTACTCACAATACTTAAATCAATTTGCTACCTATTTACAGCAAGGTATTATGGAAAGTAATGGGAAAAGTGTAGATAGAAATGGTGATGTAGTAGATTACCAAACAGGAACCATTATTTGGGGAGAACCAGGAACGAACTCGCAACACGCGTTTTTTCAACTAATACATCAAGGAACTAAACTTATTCCTGCAGATTTTATAGGATTTGCTAAATCTTTATATGGTAATAAAGACCATCAAGACAAGCTTATGTCTAACTTTTTTGCACAAACAGAAGCGCTTTTAAACGGTAAAGATAAAAGTGAAGTTATAGCAGAAGGAACCGAAAAAACATTAATACCATTTAAAGTATTTCCGGGGAATAAACCGACGAATACTATTTTTATTGATAAACTTACACCAGGAAGTTTAGGGAAACTTATTGCGATGTACGAGCATAAAATTTTTGTACAAGGAATTATTTGGAATATTTTTAGCTACGACCAGTTTGGTGTAGAGCTTGGTAAGCAGTTAGCTGGAAAAATTTTAAAAGAATTTAAAAATGATGATTTCGCAAATCACGACGCTTCTACCTTAAATTTATTGAATCATTATAAGAAATTAACAAATTAA
- a CDS encoding TonB-dependent receptor, with amino-acid sequence MQKRFLILFFGILSGFTTFAQQTTVTGSVKQPISLEPISDVTVTIEGTNISTLTNALGVFTFSSDLPLGEQVLRLTKEAFVPQRYPIVVNEGKTLTINDMVMERDVAGNDLFTITLSDDELNDDTTGADNISGLLSSSQDIFQRTAAFEFSSSFFKVRGLDSDNGSVLINGIEMNKLYNGRPQWSNWGGLNDVMRNQELTSGLTPSAYNFGGILGTTNVNVRASSYREGGRVTYSSSNRSYTNRLMASYASGALEGGWAYTVMAGRRWGEEGYQDASLYDSNSFFASVEKQFGDKHSLNFTSIYAPNRRGKSSPNTQEVYDLKGIKYNEYWGYLDGDKRNSRIKEVEEPILMLNHYWDISSKTSLNTNVGYQFGKLGNSRLDYSGGTNPSPAYYQDLPSYPLSDPDGPDTATAYELEQEFLNDGQIDWEYILTANLNNNTAENGTSPAAYVLYEDRADDKQLTVNSILSSEINENILINASLNYKKLKSENFGEIIDLLGSTVGALNVDSFDNFQYDNQNPDRLVGEGDKYRYNYNLYADVLSGYAQAQFKYNKIDFFVSGSVSNTTYQREGLWQHSNFLDNSYGKGEELTFNGLGAKAGFTYKITGKHLFDANAGYIERAPSLRNTFSNSRENDNVVRGIEEEKVTSFDASYIFRSPIIKARLTGFYSTVKDANEVGFYYADGLSGDAIAENETSAFVQEVLTGINKRNIGVEFGIEAQVTPTIKLKAAGSVGEYVYDNNPDLYLTSAGFDSADGSISYGQANLKDYKVAGGPQRAASIGFEYRDPKYWWFGATANFFSNAYVDVNALTRTENFYLDVDGLPFNDYDPEVATELLKQEEFDDYMVVNLVGGKSWKIDQYYIGFFASVGNVLDKEYKTGGFEQGRNANYRELRDDNANPTPTFGSKYWYGRGANYFVNVYFRF; translated from the coding sequence ATGCAAAAAAGATTTTTAATTCTTTTCTTCGGAATTTTATCAGGCTTTACCACGTTTGCGCAGCAAACCACGGTAACAGGAAGTGTGAAACAACCAATTTCTCTCGAGCCTATTTCAGATGTTACTGTTACTATTGAAGGAACAAACATATCTACGCTTACCAATGCGCTAGGAGTGTTTACGTTTAGCAGTGATTTGCCATTAGGCGAACAAGTTTTAAGATTAACTAAAGAGGCTTTCGTTCCACAACGTTATCCTATTGTAGTTAATGAAGGTAAAACATTAACCATAAACGATATGGTTATGGAAAGAGACGTAGCTGGAAATGATTTATTCACCATTACACTTTCTGATGATGAATTAAATGATGATACTACTGGAGCAGATAATATTTCAGGTTTGCTTTCTTCATCACAAGATATTTTTCAACGTACCGCAGCTTTCGAGTTTAGTTCTTCTTTCTTTAAAGTAAGAGGTTTAGATTCCGATAACGGTTCTGTTTTAATTAATGGAATTGAAATGAACAAGTTATACAATGGAAGACCACAATGGAGTAACTGGGGTGGACTTAACGATGTAATGCGTAATCAAGAATTAACTTCTGGTTTAACGCCTTCAGCGTACAACTTTGGTGGTATTCTTGGTACAACTAACGTGAACGTAAGAGCTTCTAGTTATAGAGAAGGTGGTCGTGTAACGTATTCTTCTTCTAACAGAAGTTATACTAACCGTTTAATGGCTAGTTATGCATCTGGAGCTTTAGAAGGTGGTTGGGCGTATACTGTTATGGCAGGAAGACGTTGGGGAGAAGAAGGATATCAAGATGCTTCATTATATGATTCTAATTCGTTTTTTGCATCTGTTGAAAAACAATTTGGAGACAAGCATAGCTTAAACTTTACATCTATCTATGCACCAAACAGAAGAGGTAAATCTTCACCAAACACACAAGAAGTATACGACCTTAAAGGTATTAAGTATAATGAGTATTGGGGATATTTAGATGGTGATAAAAGAAATTCACGTATTAAAGAAGTGGAAGAACCAATTCTTATGTTAAATCATTATTGGGATATTTCTTCTAAAACATCATTAAATACGAATGTTGGTTACCAATTTGGTAAATTAGGAAATAGCCGTTTAGACTATTCTGGAGGAACAAACCCTAGTCCAGCATATTACCAAGATTTACCAAGCTATCCATTATCAGATCCAGATGGTCCAGATACTGCAACTGCTTATGAATTAGAACAAGAGTTTTTAAATGATGGTCAAATAGATTGGGAGTATATTCTTACTGCAAACTTAAATAATAATACGGCAGAAAACGGAACTAGTCCTGCAGCATATGTATTATATGAAGATCGTGCAGACGATAAGCAACTTACTGTAAATTCTATCTTAAGTTCAGAAATTAATGAGAACATATTAATTAATGCATCTCTTAATTACAAGAAATTAAAATCGGAAAATTTTGGAGAAATAATCGATTTATTAGGTTCTACAGTAGGAGCTTTAAATGTAGATTCTTTTGATAATTTTCAATATGATAATCAAAACCCAGATCGTTTAGTTGGTGAAGGTGATAAATATAGATACAACTACAATTTATATGCAGATGTACTTTCAGGATATGCACAAGCACAATTTAAATACAACAAAATAGACTTTTTCGTTTCTGGTAGCGTTTCAAATACTACATACCAAAGAGAAGGATTATGGCAACATAGTAATTTCCTAGATAATTCTTATGGAAAAGGAGAAGAGCTTACCTTTAATGGTCTTGGTGCTAAAGCAGGATTTACATACAAAATAACAGGAAAGCATTTATTTGATGCAAATGCTGGTTATATTGAAAGAGCACCTTCTTTACGTAACACGTTCTCTAACTCTAGAGAAAATGATAATGTAGTAAGAGGTATCGAAGAAGAAAAAGTAACTTCTTTTGATGCAAGTTATATTTTTAGATCTCCAATTATTAAAGCAAGATTAACAGGATTCTATTCTACTGTTAAAGATGCTAACGAAGTAGGTTTCTACTACGCAGATGGATTAAGTGGTGATGCAATTGCAGAAAATGAAACTTCAGCTTTTGTACAAGAAGTTTTAACGGGAATCAATAAAAGAAATATTGGTGTAGAATTTGGTATTGAGGCACAAGTTACTCCTACTATTAAATTAAAAGCAGCAGGTTCTGTTGGTGAGTATGTTTATGATAACAATCCAGATTTATACTTAACTTCAGCTGGTTTCGATTCTGCAGATGGTTCTATTTCTTACGGACAAGCAAATCTTAAAGATTATAAAGTAGCAGGAGGGCCACAACGTGCAGCTTCTATTGGTTTTGAATACCGTGACCCTAAATACTGGTGGTTTGGTGCAACAGCTAACTTTTTCTCAAATGCTTACGTAGATGTTAATGCATTAACAAGAACGGAAAACTTTTATTTAGATGTAGACGGATTACCATTTAATGACTACGATCCAGAAGTAGCTACAGAGTTATTAAAACAAGAAGAATTTGACGACTATATGGTTGTAAATCTTGTTGGTGGTAAATCTTGGAAAATCGATCAGTACTATATTGGCTTTTTTGCTAGTGTAGGTAATGTACTAGATAAAGAGTATAAAACTGGTGGTTTTGAACAAGGTAGAAATGCAAATTATAGAGAATTAAGAGACGATAATGCCAACCCAACACCTACATTTGGTTCAAAATATTGGTATGGACGTGGTGCAAATTACTTTGTAAATGTGTACTTTAGATTCTAA
- a CDS encoding peptidoglycan DD-metalloendopeptidase family protein produces the protein MERARIKRLGNRCIIAFAAISLFYSCKQDPKEIISEEIAIVEPEETLEFGFNLNDYIVKRDTIQKGDSFGEILQRNSISFANIFKIAEKTKDTFDIRKLQVGKPYTLLCTKGDSLEKPNCFIYQPNKEEYVVINFQDSIHAYTSRKPIKYVEKEVAGVITSNISEALDSQNVSVRLAYKLADEIYPWTIDFRRLQKGDRFKVIYTDKYIDDSIYVGVADVKAAFFEHNNEPFYAFEFETDSLKGISDYFNEEAKNLRRAFLQAPVQFSRISSRYNLKRRIAYYGNRLRPHRGTDFAAAIGTPILATANGTVIESTRRGGNGKFVKIRHNATYTTQYLHMKAQKVKKGQFVKQGDVIGWIGMTGNTGGPHVCYRFWKNGKEVDPFKQKLPEAEPISDSLKVKYLEFIKPLKIQLDNIQYKTPEIEEKLEEVFDNISAITQVNN, from the coding sequence ATTAAAAGATTGGGGAACAGATGTATAATTGCTTTTGCAGCAATTTCTTTATTTTATAGCTGTAAACAAGACCCAAAAGAAATCATATCAGAAGAAATAGCAATTGTAGAGCCAGAAGAAACTTTAGAATTTGGCTTTAATCTTAACGATTATATCGTTAAAAGAGATACCATTCAAAAAGGAGATAGTTTTGGTGAAATTTTGCAACGAAACAGTATTAGTTTTGCTAATATTTTTAAAATAGCAGAAAAAACAAAAGACACTTTCGATATCCGAAAACTGCAAGTAGGTAAACCATATACGCTACTATGTACCAAAGGAGATTCGCTAGAAAAGCCAAACTGTTTTATCTATCAACCAAACAAAGAAGAATACGTAGTAATAAACTTTCAAGACTCTATTCATGCATATACAAGTAGAAAACCTATTAAATATGTTGAAAAAGAAGTTGCAGGAGTAATTACTTCAAATATTTCTGAAGCATTAGATTCTCAAAATGTAAGCGTACGTTTAGCATACAAACTAGCAGATGAAATTTATCCTTGGACTATCGATTTTAGACGCCTTCAAAAAGGAGATCGTTTTAAAGTAATTTATACCGATAAGTATATTGACGATAGTATTTATGTTGGTGTAGCGGATGTTAAAGCTGCATTTTTTGAACATAATAACGAACCTTTTTATGCTTTTGAATTTGAAACGGATAGCCTAAAAGGAATTTCAGATTATTTTAATGAAGAAGCAAAAAACTTACGTCGTGCATTCTTACAAGCACCGGTACAGTTTAGCCGAATATCATCCCGTTATAATTTAAAAAGACGTATTGCTTATTATGGTAATAGATTGCGTCCGCATAGAGGAACCGATTTTGCAGCAGCTATTGGAACGCCAATTCTTGCAACCGCAAACGGAACGGTTATAGAATCTACCAGACGTGGAGGTAATGGAAAGTTTGTTAAAATAAGACATAACGCGACCTATACAACGCAATACCTTCACATGAAAGCGCAAAAGGTTAAAAAAGGACAGTTTGTAAAACAAGGGGATGTTATTGGTTGGATTGGTATGACCGGAAATACTGGTGGTCCTCATGTATGTTATCGTTTCTGGAAAAACGGAAAAGAAGTAGATCCTTTTAAACAAAAACTTCCGGAAGCCGAACCAATTTCAGACAGCTTAAAAGTGAAATATCTAGAGTTTATTAAACCTCTAAAAATCCAACTGGATAATATTCAGTATAAAACACCAGAAATAGAAGAGAAATTAGAAGAAGTCTTTGATAATATAAGTGCAATTACGCAAGTAAATAACTAA
- a CDS encoding TonB-dependent receptor yields MKKISRFLFLVVTLMLTTGAMAQSTVTGTIIDAEMNAPLPAANIIEKGTTNGVSTDFDGNFTITTQANAGEVVISYVGYTPVTVSFTGTTNLGNITLTSDNSLEEVVIIGSGVIDLAEDRKTPVAVTTIKAAEIQQKAGNWDLPEVLKSTPSIQNLKSGGFGDGQMFIRGFDQTNTAFLLNGQPINGMEDGKMYWSNWSGVMDVANAIQVQRGLGASKLAISSVGGTVNIVTKTIDRKEGGFFQQMVGNDNYTKTTAYYSTGVNEKGWSFSGLLGHWQGDGYVNSTDGQGQTYFFSVGYQPNEKHSLNFLLTGAPQWHAAAGSGSIESFLDNGRKYNSWNESGVDSPNNLNGGKYPGGRNIYHKPVANLSWDWTINEKSELSTVLYGSMGRGSFAQARTSGDDVTYARGSNNNHNWFGLVTNYNNQLSETLNLNFGADVRLYNGIHFRDVREFVTVDSVSASSGYSGDYELTEAGGINPWEVFFNPNNDHSQRFGYDYEEQINYAGVFGQLEYSKDKLSAFFQGAVSNQSHVRTEFLNTEFEGKSEESDKVNNLGYNLKLGAAYEVNETHKVFVNAGYYSRQPFHDTLFQDNRGGNTLLDPEAENEEITGFEAGYQFNGGRKISANLNVYHTTWDNVTKYNSNGETGDDFLSYQTLGVKQVHYGVELEVNTRPLDNVKLNGFVSLGEWQFKDNATQRTFDNDGSQVGADEEIVIDGFSVGGAAQVTAGINGSYEFLPRFSIDGGWNWYNDVFSTGSLGEAPLSMPSYDTVDTGLSYKMLVGENKTNSLQFRLNVSNVFDEVYLESVNGTTAASAIASENYKGVNKSNTGRFGYGRTWNTSIRFNF; encoded by the coding sequence ATGAAAAAAATTTCAAGATTTTTATTTTTAGTAGTAACGCTTATGCTTACTACAGGAGCAATGGCTCAAAGTACTGTAACAGGTACTATTATTGATGCCGAAATGAATGCGCCACTACCGGCAGCAAACATTATTGAAAAAGGTACTACAAATGGAGTATCTACGGACTTTGACGGTAATTTCACAATTACTACACAAGCAAACGCAGGGGAAGTAGTTATTTCTTATGTAGGTTACACACCTGTAACAGTATCCTTTACTGGTACTACTAATTTAGGAAACATTACTTTAACTAGTGATAACTCTTTAGAAGAAGTAGTAATTATTGGTTCTGGAGTTATTGATTTAGCAGAAGACAGAAAAACACCTGTTGCTGTAACTACTATTAAAGCAGCTGAGATTCAACAAAAAGCTGGAAACTGGGATTTACCAGAAGTATTGAAATCTACTCCTTCTATACAAAACCTTAAATCTGGTGGTTTTGGAGATGGTCAAATGTTTATTCGTGGTTTCGATCAAACAAACACGGCATTCTTATTAAACGGACAACCAATTAATGGTATGGAAGATGGTAAAATGTACTGGTCTAACTGGTCTGGTGTTATGGATGTTGCTAATGCAATTCAAGTACAACGTGGTTTAGGAGCTTCTAAATTAGCGATTTCTTCAGTTGGTGGTACGGTAAACATCGTAACAAAAACTATTGATAGAAAAGAAGGTGGTTTTTTCCAACAAATGGTAGGTAATGATAATTACACGAAAACTACAGCATATTATTCTACAGGAGTAAACGAAAAAGGATGGTCTTTTTCAGGTTTATTAGGTCACTGGCAAGGGGATGGTTATGTAAATAGCACAGATGGTCAAGGGCAAACATATTTTTTCTCTGTTGGTTACCAACCAAATGAAAAACATTCTTTAAACTTCTTATTAACTGGTGCTCCACAATGGCATGCAGCAGCTGGAAGTGGTTCCATAGAATCGTTTTTAGATAATGGTAGAAAGTATAACTCATGGAATGAATCTGGAGTTGATAGTCCAAATAATTTAAATGGAGGAAAATACCCAGGTGGAAGAAATATTTACCACAAACCAGTAGCTAACTTAAGTTGGGATTGGACAATTAATGAGAAATCTGAATTATCTACTGTACTTTACGGTTCAATGGGTCGTGGTAGTTTTGCACAAGCAAGAACTTCTGGAGATGATGTAACATATGCAAGAGGTTCTAATAATAACCATAACTGGTTTGGTTTAGTAACTAATTATAACAACCAATTAAGTGAAACCTTAAACCTTAACTTTGGTGCAGATGTACGTTTATATAACGGTATTCACTTTAGAGATGTAAGAGAATTTGTAACTGTAGATTCTGTAAGTGCTTCTTCAGGATATTCTGGAGATTATGAATTAACAGAAGCTGGTGGTATTAATCCTTGGGAAGTATTTTTTAACCCAAACAATGACCATTCACAACGTTTTGGTTATGATTACGAAGAGCAAATTAACTATGCTGGTGTTTTTGGTCAGTTAGAATATTCTAAAGATAAATTATCTGCATTCTTTCAAGGAGCGGTTTCTAACCAATCTCATGTAAGAACGGAATTCTTAAACACAGAATTTGAAGGGAAATCAGAAGAGTCTGATAAAGTAAACAACCTTGGGTATAACTTAAAGTTAGGTGCTGCTTATGAAGTTAATGAAACACATAAAGTATTTGTTAACGCTGGTTACTATTCACGTCAACCTTTCCATGATACTTTATTTCAAGATAATAGAGGAGGGAATACATTATTAGATCCTGAAGCTGAAAATGAAGAAATTACAGGATTTGAAGCTGGTTACCAATTTAATGGTGGTAGAAAAATTTCTGCAAACTTAAACGTATACCATACTACTTGGGATAACGTAACTAAGTATAACAGTAACGGTGAAACAGGTGATGATTTCTTAAGTTACCAAACATTAGGAGTGAAGCAAGTGCATTATGGTGTAGAGTTAGAGGTGAATACTCGTCCTTTAGATAATGTAAAACTTAACGGATTTGTTTCTTTAGGAGAATGGCAGTTTAAAGACAATGCTACACAAAGAACTTTTGATAACGACGGAAGCCAAGTAGGTGCGGATGAAGAGATTGTTATTGATGGATTTAGTGTTGGTGGTGCTGCGCAAGTAACTGCTGGTATTAATGGTAGCTATGAGTTTTTACCAAGATTTAGTATTGATGGTGGATGGAACTGGTATAACGATGTTTTCTCTACAGGTTCATTAGGAGAAGCGCCATTATCTATGCCTTCTTATGACACTGTAGATACTGGATTATCATACAAAATGTTAGTTGGTGAGAATAAAACAAATTCATTACAGTTTAGATTAAACGTAAGTAACGTTTTTGATGAGGTGTATTTAGAGTCTGTTAATGGAACAACTGCTGCTTCAGCAATTGCATCTGAAAACTATAAAGGAGTTAATAAATCAAATACAGGTAGATTTGGTTACGGTAGAACTTGGAACACAAGTATCCGTTTTAATTTCTAA
- a CDS encoding endonuclease/exonuclease/phosphatase family protein: MKNLKFWLAALCLTVVFTAEAQEKKKFKVHTVGFYNLENLFDTINDTSKFDERSPIMEMKTKQFEVYQKKVKNMARVISEIGKDFTNNSPVILGVSEVENREVLEDVVNDPALIHQDYGIVHYNSPDVRSIDVALLYQKKFFTPLSTSSHELKIYDDNTKERKYTRDQLLVSGKLDGEMIHVIVNHWPSRSGGEARSRPKRVAAAKLTKRILDSLQSLDPYAKVFIMGDLNDDPTNASVTEVLQAQSDKDKVGFKGLYNPYSNMFKKEGLGTTAYRDAWSLFDQIMVTKPLIEKDYSSFTLYKAGIFNKNYLVNKKGRYKGYPKRSFADGGFTDGFSDHFPVYTLLIKEIKE; encoded by the coding sequence ATGAAAAATTTAAAATTCTGGCTCGCAGCACTGTGTTTAACAGTGGTTTTCACTGCGGAAGCTCAAGAAAAAAAGAAATTCAAAGTCCATACTGTTGGGTTTTATAATCTTGAAAATTTATTTGACACTATTAATGACACAAGTAAATTTGACGAAAGAAGTCCTATTATGGAAATGAAAACGAAACAGTTTGAAGTTTACCAAAAGAAAGTAAAAAATATGGCTCGTGTTATTTCCGAAATAGGAAAAGACTTTACCAACAACTCTCCAGTAATATTAGGAGTTTCTGAAGTTGAAAACAGAGAAGTTCTTGAAGATGTAGTAAATGATCCTGCATTAATACACCAAGATTATGGCATTGTTCATTATAACTCTCCAGATGTTAGAAGTATTGATGTTGCGCTTTTATACCAAAAGAAATTTTTCACACCTTTATCTACTAGTAGCCATGAATTAAAAATTTATGACGATAACACCAAAGAACGTAAATACACCAGAGACCAATTATTAGTGAGTGGTAAATTAGACGGAGAAATGATTCATGTTATTGTAAATCACTGGCCATCTCGTAGTGGTGGAGAAGCACGTAGCAGACCTAAACGTGTTGCAGCAGCTAAATTAACGAAGCGAATTTTAGATTCATTACAATCTCTTGACCCTTATGCTAAAGTATTTATCATGGGAGATTTAAATGATGACCCAACAAACGCTAGTGTTACAGAAGTTTTACAAGCACAAAGCGACAAAGACAAGGTTGGTTTTAAAGGACTTTATAATCCATATTCTAATATGTTTAAAAAGGAAGGATTAGGTACTACTGCATATAGAGATGCATGGAGTTTATTTGACCAAATTATGGTAACAAAGCCATTAATTGAAAAAGACTATTCTTCTTTTACATTATATAAAGCTGGAATTTTTAATAAAAATTACCTAGTAAATAAAAAAGGAAGATATAAAGGGTATCCAAAACGTAGCTTTGCAGATGGTGGATTTACCGACGGATTTAGTGATCACTTCCCTGTATACACACTTCTTATTAAAGAAATCAAGGAATAA